Proteins from a single region of Chryseobacterium sp. T16E-39:
- a CDS encoding TonB-dependent receptor has product MNNSIGFSKHKSRIIQVSAFFLLASFGTIHAQTIKGTVVGKTNGALPGANISIVDAEAKTVSSLDGDFNILSPKLGEVSLKVEYIGYETKLFPIIIKEGTNDIGYITISPEEKSAKDKVGNIQEVVFTRSNALTQAKAYEIKKNNNAIMEVIAADAIGKLPDRNAAEAVQRVQGVAVARYHGEADQATVRGTPFAWTSALFNGNRLPSANVLGNRSFVLDVVPSELIQFVQVSKAITPDMDGDAIGGSINFITRTAPAKKTLSVSGAGGYNTFSQDGTYNGSIVYGDRFFKNKLGVLLSGAIWDRQWGADSFDVTYNTGAASDVEKKSISTIMMKRYMGTRRTIGLNGGLEYKFNANNKVYFRGMFNKFDDIRPVYESYVDYTNTRYQYNFRYSHYQTELYGMELGGEHSLSSKLSLDWMLSDYQAKYFLDTPPTNEIKGLPISTFRQKINSGFNNLSSDGKRYWGFDSPNGIGGEYLDYGSDVKDPNEQMNPNKLLLSQLVISKLDNNERDKIARVNLKYDVNSNITLKVGAKYRDKDRTSTFGYNAVFLPGASLGIPNSPALLSLSQLTTTDPPTGTTFLNGMNGNYNAYVMSPPTKDQLFQMFSPEFMQQFGFKDFSSAESNATSVYTGEESVFATYAMAEIKASDKFKIVGGFRNETTRLTLNGAKATKEGTPATTVISPSVVESNYNAFLPMLHLRYNLSPKASLRFAYTRSFIRPNFGDMSPGSSIDNTSNPFTITRGNPDLKPTFSHNFDMMGEYYFNNIGILSGGVFYKKISNIVFSDTSMLNIGGTDYMVTQSKNLQYSNLFGFEAGINKRLDFLPGFWNGFGVEFNYTFIDSKVEVPRTINGIQYFDKTTLPNQSRNLFNAILYYESKKLMIRLAGNYRGKSVETINQKLGPDYYIWSDKNFTVDFSASYDISKKVKIFIELNNLSNESLRLYMGDNKKRVTSNEWYGSRGQMGVRWQIF; this is encoded by the coding sequence ATGAACAACTCTATTGGTTTTTCAAAGCATAAGTCACGAATCATTCAGGTATCTGCTTTTTTCTTATTGGCTTCTTTTGGAACCATTCATGCACAAACTATTAAGGGAACTGTTGTAGGTAAAACAAACGGTGCCCTTCCCGGAGCTAATATTTCTATTGTAGATGCAGAAGCTAAAACCGTTTCATCTTTAGATGGAGATTTCAATATCCTGTCACCTAAATTGGGTGAGGTCAGCCTTAAAGTAGAATATATTGGCTACGAAACGAAACTCTTCCCGATTATCATTAAAGAAGGAACGAATGACATCGGATATATAACAATATCCCCTGAAGAAAAATCTGCTAAAGATAAGGTGGGAAATATACAGGAAGTTGTATTTACCAGATCCAATGCTTTAACGCAAGCCAAAGCCTATGAAATAAAAAAGAATAACAATGCCATTATGGAAGTTATTGCAGCAGATGCTATCGGAAAACTTCCGGATCGAAATGCTGCAGAAGCAGTACAAAGAGTTCAGGGAGTTGCAGTAGCAAGGTATCATGGGGAAGCAGATCAGGCAACAGTAAGAGGAACTCCTTTTGCATGGACTTCGGCATTATTCAACGGAAATCGTTTACCGAGTGCCAATGTTTTAGGAAATCGTTCTTTCGTCCTGGATGTTGTCCCTTCTGAATTGATCCAATTCGTTCAGGTTTCAAAGGCTATTACTCCTGATATGGATGGTGATGCGATTGGTGGAAGCATTAATTTTATAACAAGAACTGCCCCAGCAAAGAAAACCCTGAGTGTAAGTGGTGCTGGGGGTTATAATACATTTTCCCAGGATGGAACTTATAATGGATCCATTGTATATGGTGATCGTTTTTTCAAGAATAAACTTGGAGTCCTTTTATCGGGAGCTATTTGGGACAGACAGTGGGGAGCGGATTCATTTGATGTTACTTATAATACGGGTGCAGCCAGTGATGTTGAGAAAAAATCTATCAGTACCATTATGATGAAAAGATATATGGGAACTCGAAGAACGATAGGATTGAATGGAGGGCTGGAATATAAGTTCAATGCCAATAACAAAGTTTATTTCCGAGGGATGTTTAATAAATTTGATGATATCCGTCCTGTTTACGAATCGTATGTAGACTACACAAACACACGGTATCAGTATAATTTCAGATATTCTCACTATCAGACTGAATTGTATGGAATGGAGCTTGGAGGTGAACACAGTCTTTCCTCTAAATTAAGTCTGGATTGGATGCTAAGTGATTACCAGGCTAAATACTTCCTGGATACCCCGCCCACAAATGAAATTAAAGGGCTTCCGATCTCTACTTTCAGACAGAAAATAAACAGTGGATTCAATAATCTTTCCAGCGATGGAAAACGATATTGGGGATTTGATTCACCGAATGGAATAGGAGGTGAGTACCTGGATTACGGATCAGATGTAAAAGACCCTAATGAGCAGATGAATCCGAATAAATTATTGTTATCTCAGCTGGTCATTTCAAAACTGGATAATAATGAAAGGGATAAGATTGCAAGGGTGAACTTAAAATATGATGTTAATTCTAACATAACGTTGAAAGTTGGTGCTAAATACCGTGATAAAGACCGTACAAGTACATTCGGCTACAATGCTGTTTTTCTTCCCGGAGCTTCTTTAGGAATCCCAAATTCCCCTGCATTATTAAGCCTTTCTCAATTGACCACGACAGATCCGCCAACAGGAACTACTTTTCTGAATGGAATGAATGGAAATTACAATGCCTATGTGATGAGTCCGCCAACGAAAGATCAACTTTTCCAGATGTTTTCACCTGAGTTTATGCAACAGTTTGGATTCAAGGATTTCTCAAGTGCAGAATCCAATGCTACAAGTGTTTACACGGGAGAAGAATCTGTCTTTGCCACGTACGCTATGGCAGAAATTAAAGCCAGTGATAAATTTAAAATTGTAGGAGGGTTCAGAAATGAAACAACAAGATTAACCCTAAATGGTGCAAAAGCTACAAAAGAAGGAACGCCTGCAACGACAGTGATCAGTCCATCGGTTGTAGAAAGCAACTATAATGCGTTTTTGCCTATGCTTCATTTGCGGTATAATCTGTCACCAAAAGCAAGTCTGAGATTCGCCTATACGAGATCATTTATCCGTCCCAATTTTGGAGATATGTCACCAGGGTCAAGTATTGACAATACTTCAAATCCCTTTACCATTACAAGAGGAAATCCTGATTTGAAGCCTACATTCAGTCATAATTTTGACATGATGGGTGAATACTATTTCAATAATATTGGGATTCTTTCAGGCGGGGTATTTTATAAAAAGATTTCAAATATCGTTTTTTCAGATACTTCCATGCTGAATATCGGAGGAACAGATTATATGGTTACCCAATCTAAAAACCTTCAGTACTCCAATCTTTTCGGTTTTGAAGCGGGAATCAATAAACGTCTTGACTTCTTACCAGGATTCTGGAATGGCTTTGGGGTAGAATTTAATTATACATTCATCGACTCAAAAGTAGAGGTTCCAAGAACTATAAATGGTATTCAATACTTTGATAAAACGACCCTTCCTAACCAGTCCAGGAATCTCTTTAACGCGATTCTGTATTATGAAAGTAAAAAGCTAATGATTCGTCTTGCTGGAAATTACAGAGGCAAATCAGTGGAAACCATCAATCAGAAATTAGGTCCTGATTACTATATCTGGTCGGATAAGAATTTTACTGTTGATTTCTCTGCAAGTTATGATATCAGTAAAAAAGTGAAGATTTTCATAGAGCTGAATAATTTAAGCAATGAAAGCCTCAGGTTATACATGGGTGATAACAAAAAAAGGGTGACTTCAAACGAATGGTATGGAAGCAGAGGACAAATGGGGGTTCGTTGGCAAATATTTTAA
- a CDS encoding tyrosine-protein phosphatase gives MKKLIVTMTMMVALGATANAQISDSLRRVVKMEGAYNFRDTGGYKTADGKEVVLGKVYRSDAIDKLSDKDLKTFKDKKIVTVVDFRGIEEAKKAPDRLPQNTAYLLCPAGSNNLPTAQDMAKFLKDKNFLFDMYGEGGLPYFGERYRPLFVKLLTLQPNEALLYHCTGGRDRTGMASALFLKILGVPQEVIESDYVASNFYLAKNPTMKQMYSGLSKMAGMSENEIKKQMELRPELIRNFFAAINKKYGSVENFFQVEMGIGPNEIAVLKQKYTH, from the coding sequence ATGAAAAAATTAATAGTAACAATGACCATGATGGTTGCATTGGGAGCAACAGCAAATGCACAGATCAGCGACAGTCTTCGTCGTGTTGTAAAAATGGAAGGCGCTTATAATTTCAGAGATACAGGAGGCTACAAAACAGCAGATGGTAAAGAAGTGGTATTGGGGAAAGTATACCGAAGTGACGCCATTGATAAATTGTCAGATAAGGATTTAAAAACATTTAAAGATAAAAAGATTGTAACTGTAGTAGATTTCAGAGGAATTGAAGAAGCTAAAAAAGCTCCGGACAGACTTCCGCAAAATACAGCATACCTTCTTTGCCCGGCAGGAAGTAATAATCTTCCGACAGCTCAGGATATGGCAAAGTTTCTAAAGGATAAAAATTTCCTTTTCGATATGTATGGAGAGGGTGGACTACCTTACTTTGGAGAGCGATACAGACCTTTGTTCGTAAAACTGCTTACTTTACAGCCAAACGAAGCTCTTTTGTACCATTGCACGGGGGGAAGGGATCGAACGGGAATGGCTTCTGCCTTATTTTTAAAGATATTAGGAGTTCCTCAGGAGGTCATTGAAAGCGATTATGTAGCCTCCAATTTTTATCTGGCGAAAAATCCTACTATGAAGCAAATGTATTCCGGACTTTCTAAAATGGCAGGAATGAGTGAGAATGAAATCAAAAAGCAGATGGAACTAAGACCCGAATTGATCAGAAATTTCTTCGCAGCGATCAATAAAAAATATGGAAGTGTTGAAAATTTCTTTCAGGTAGAAATGGGAATCGGACCTAATGAAATAGCTGTTTTAAAGCAAAAATATACCCACTAA
- a CDS encoding helix-turn-helix domain-containing protein, which produces MMQISPPKQLACYIKHYIFLENPENDSKNMRLFADGNTGLIISADMNMHDSRNKNLPLSFFYGQPTHYKDLITKGSFSLLAVVFQPYFFNLLFNVAAKEIKNEIISSTDILKDQLIPFQERLYQKTDPLSIINDLNAFFLQLISKKETSDLWLIKAQQYLLQNKGTASLKDLEHFTGYSERHLERKFESHIGISPKKYNTIIRLHHFLSLMKNDTNKTNMTSLSYEAGYSDQSHLIKDFKNTIGLTPSQYLKTKNKLAVNFIEL; this is translated from the coding sequence ATGATGCAAATTTCTCCGCCAAAGCAATTAGCCTGCTATATCAAACATTATATCTTTTTAGAAAATCCTGAAAATGATAGTAAAAATATGCGCTTATTTGCGGACGGAAATACAGGTCTAATCATTTCTGCGGATATGAATATGCATGACAGTAGAAACAAAAATCTACCATTATCCTTTTTTTACGGACAGCCTACACACTATAAAGATCTCATAACGAAAGGTTCATTCTCGTTACTTGCTGTCGTTTTTCAACCTTATTTTTTTAATCTGCTTTTTAATGTTGCGGCAAAAGAAATCAAAAATGAGATCATTTCAAGTACAGATATTTTAAAGGATCAATTAATTCCGTTCCAGGAACGTCTTTATCAAAAAACTGATCCTTTATCTATTATTAATGATTTAAATGCATTCTTTTTGCAATTGATTTCTAAAAAAGAAACTTCAGATTTATGGCTTATAAAAGCTCAGCAATATCTTCTACAAAATAAAGGAACAGCATCCCTAAAGGATTTGGAGCATTTCACAGGATATTCTGAACGCCATCTTGAACGAAAATTCGAAAGTCATATTGGAATATCTCCCAAGAAATACAATACGATTATACGGCTGCATCACTTTCTAAGTCTGATGAAGAATGACACTAATAAAACAAATATGACCAGCCTTTCCTATGAAGCAGGATATTCCGATCAATCTCACCTGATCAAGGATTTTAAAAATACAATAGGGCTGACACCAAGTCAATATCTTAAAACGAAAAATAAGCTTGCTGTTAACTTTATAGAGCTGTAA
- a CDS encoding nitrilase family protein: protein MNNLKIATAQFENKSGDKAYNLSVIEKLSKEAAAKGSHIIAFHECSITGYTFARKLNREQMLEIAEIIPDGKSIQRLQKIASENNITILAGLFEKDEHDNLFKAYVCVDKNGLVAKYRKLHPFINPHLRPGEQYCIFEIHGWKFGILICYDNNIIENVRATKLLGAEVIFMPHVTMCTPSSRPGAGFVDPILWENRETDPTSLRLEFDGMKGRDWLMKWLPSRAYDNGIYVVFSNPIGMDDDQLKNGCSMVIDPFGDVLSECRSFEDSFVTATIHPEKLTQAGGSRYVKARRPELYRDIIGQEHQSEQKVVWLPSEND from the coding sequence ATGAACAATCTTAAAATTGCAACCGCACAATTCGAAAATAAAAGTGGGGACAAAGCTTATAATCTTTCAGTAATAGAAAAACTAAGTAAAGAAGCCGCTGCTAAAGGCTCACACATTATCGCATTTCATGAATGCTCCATTACCGGATATACTTTTGCAAGAAAGCTCAACAGAGAACAAATGCTTGAGATTGCCGAAATAATTCCTGATGGTAAAAGTATTCAAAGATTACAAAAAATAGCATCCGAAAATAATATTACCATATTAGCGGGCCTTTTTGAAAAAGACGAACATGATAACCTGTTCAAAGCGTATGTATGCGTTGATAAAAATGGACTCGTAGCGAAGTACCGGAAATTACATCCTTTTATTAATCCTCATCTTAGACCGGGAGAACAATATTGCATTTTTGAGATCCATGGATGGAAGTTTGGAATTTTAATCTGCTACGATAACAATATTATTGAAAACGTAAGAGCAACCAAACTCCTGGGTGCAGAGGTTATTTTCATGCCTCATGTTACTATGTGTACGCCTTCTTCCAGACCTGGAGCAGGATTTGTAGACCCGATACTTTGGGAGAACAGGGAGACTGATCCTACTTCATTACGTCTTGAATTTGATGGCATGAAGGGAAGGGACTGGCTGATGAAGTGGCTTCCATCAAGAGCTTATGATAATGGAATCTATGTTGTTTTTTCAAATCCTATTGGAATGGATGATGATCAGCTTAAAAATGGATGTTCTATGGTCATTGATCCTTTTGGAGATGTTCTGTCGGAATGCCGTTCATTCGAAGACAGCTTTGTGACTGCAACGATTCATCCTGAAAAGCTAACACAAGCCGGCGGATCCCGTTATGTCAAAGCGAGAAGACCTGAGCTATATCGGGATATCATCGGGCAGGAACATCAATCTGAACAAAAAGTAGTATGGCTTCCATCAGAAAATGATTAA
- a CDS encoding amino acid racemase, protein MEIKERLAIIGGLGTLAGGDLFFKLLKSPKVLANQLNYHFTFEQKPYQQMDVPLHHKEDIQSRKFYAYNICKRFEEQNMTKILLPCFASHSFLNELQTEITIPIISLYDAILEHLKTTLQKGARIGILTSNFIKDSSVLHTYFKDYELIFPKQQDQLMDAIYDEKGIKNGVLNGFPLEHIYDICSELEHQCEVILPCITEISLVTDSLRKRGIKVIDINQVYADYALNNKDKKHSRPFKLGILGGVGPSATVDFMNKVVKNTSAKKDQDHIKMIVEQNPQIPDRTAHLIHNDTDPTIAMFSTCKQLEAEGADAIAIPCNTAHAFVNSIQSHLSVPIINMLDTTAKHIVNLFGSKVNVGLLATTGTIESKVYHNVLTSYGIHVKIPDQEHQHLVMKSIYGREGIKAGYNNGACKEYVLKAIQHLIDSNADVIILGCTELPLLFQDQEFLVSGHKKVPLIDPTLILAKECVRIAEQV, encoded by the coding sequence ATGGAAATTAAAGAGAGATTAGCAATAATAGGAGGTCTGGGCACACTGGCTGGAGGGGATTTATTTTTTAAACTTTTGAAATCTCCAAAAGTTCTGGCAAATCAGTTGAACTATCATTTTACATTTGAGCAAAAGCCCTATCAACAGATGGATGTGCCTTTGCATCACAAAGAAGATATCCAGTCGAGAAAGTTTTATGCCTATAATATCTGCAAGAGATTTGAAGAACAGAATATGACTAAAATTCTCTTACCGTGTTTTGCCAGTCATTCTTTTTTAAATGAACTTCAGACAGAAATAACGATTCCCATTATTAGTCTCTATGATGCAATACTTGAGCATCTGAAGACGACCTTACAAAAAGGGGCAAGGATCGGGATTTTGACCTCTAATTTTATTAAAGATTCGTCTGTCCTTCATACTTATTTTAAAGACTATGAATTGATATTTCCAAAGCAACAGGATCAGTTAATGGATGCCATATATGATGAAAAAGGAATTAAAAATGGGGTTCTGAACGGGTTTCCTTTAGAACACATTTACGATATATGCTCTGAATTGGAACATCAGTGCGAGGTCATTTTGCCATGCATTACAGAGATCTCACTGGTAACAGATTCGTTAAGAAAAAGAGGAATAAAGGTCATTGATATCAATCAGGTCTATGCTGATTATGCCTTAAATAATAAGGATAAAAAACATTCAAGACCTTTTAAACTTGGGATTTTAGGCGGAGTAGGCCCTTCAGCAACCGTTGACTTCATGAATAAGGTTGTTAAAAATACTTCAGCAAAAAAAGATCAGGATCACATCAAAATGATTGTAGAGCAGAACCCTCAAATTCCTGACAGAACGGCTCATCTCATCCATAATGATACAGATCCTACCATTGCGATGTTCTCTACCTGCAAACAGTTGGAAGCAGAAGGAGCGGATGCCATTGCTATTCCATGTAATACTGCACATGCTTTTGTTAACAGCATCCAATCGCATCTTAGTGTTCCTATTATCAATATGCTGGATACAACCGCTAAGCATATTGTAAACCTGTTTGGGAGTAAAGTTAATGTAGGACTCCTGGCAACTACCGGAACTATTGAAAGTAAAGTGTATCACAATGTTCTGACGAGCTATGGTATTCATGTAAAGATTCCTGACCAGGAACATCAGCATCTTGTTATGAAGAGTATCTATGGCAGAGAAGGCATTAAGGCCGGCTATAATAATGGAGCCTGTAAAGAATATGTTTTGAAAGCAATACAACACTTGATTGATTCAAATGCTGACGTAATTATCCTTGGATGCACTGAGCTTCCATTGTTGTTTCAGGATCAGGAATTTCTGGTTAGTGGACATAAAAAGGTCCCCTTAATAGATCCCACACTCATTCTTGCAAAAGAATGTGTAAGAATCGCAGAACAGGTGTAA
- a CDS encoding Crp/Fnr family transcriptional regulator gives MKENPVQASVEPLINYFNKLIPLNEQERELVTELFKPRLYRKKQYVLQEGDICNQFNFVVRGCLRLYKVDEKGNTHIIQFAPENWWINDIRSFHKKLPSELNIDALEDTMILQINHENLITLYKNAPKFDRIFRVLLENSFVTIQNRLLQNISSTAEERYISFIQTYSQLSNRLSQTQIASFLGITPEFLSRMRARLVKPKS, from the coding sequence ATGAAAGAAAATCCTGTACAAGCTTCCGTAGAGCCCTTAATCAATTATTTTAATAAACTGATTCCTTTAAATGAGCAGGAGCGTGAACTTGTTACAGAACTTTTCAAACCAAGATTGTACAGGAAAAAACAATATGTATTGCAGGAAGGAGATATATGTAATCAATTCAACTTTGTGGTTCGTGGATGTTTGCGTTTATACAAAGTAGATGAAAAAGGGAATACCCATATTATTCAGTTTGCTCCTGAAAATTGGTGGATCAATGATATCCGGAGTTTTCATAAAAAACTACCTTCAGAACTCAATATTGATGCTTTAGAAGATACGATGATCCTGCAGATCAACCATGAGAATTTAATTACACTGTATAAAAATGCCCCGAAATTTGACAGGATATTCAGGGTGTTGCTTGAAAATAGTTTTGTAACCATACAAAACCGCTTATTACAAAATATAAGTTCAACCGCTGAAGAACGCTATATCTCCTTTATACAAACCTATTCTCAGCTGTCTAACCGATTGTCACAGACACAAATTGCTTCTTTTTTGGGAATTACTCCCGAATTTCTCAGCAGAATGAGAGCAAGACTTGTTAAGCCGAAATCTTAA
- a CDS encoding NADPH-dependent F420 reductase: MTTSSKVAVIGLGNIGQAVAGNLAKSNTPFIAADRNTEKAKELSEKWNAQASDIPGAVKNADIIVLAIPFGTIGGFMKDYAADLEGKIIVDPSNPIAPEEGGGFKKIIGEKESAGEINATFLPQHAKLVKVLGTLGAGTLSQAAFQTPEKAVLFYATDDTSIDPQVEKLINDSGFDALRIGGINQSIRIEVFGDLHEFGALGKPVTLSEAKQKI; encoded by the coding sequence ATGACAACATCATCAAAAGTAGCCGTGATCGGATTGGGAAATATCGGTCAGGCAGTAGCAGGAAACCTTGCAAAATCAAATACCCCATTTATTGCTGCTGATCGCAATACAGAAAAAGCAAAAGAACTTTCTGAAAAATGGAATGCACAGGCAAGTGATATTCCGGGAGCTGTAAAAAATGCAGACATTATTGTTTTGGCAATTCCTTTTGGGACAATTGGTGGGTTTATGAAAGATTATGCCGCGGATCTGGAAGGTAAAATCATTGTTGATCCATCTAATCCAATAGCTCCGGAAGAAGGGGGAGGATTCAAAAAAATTATCGGAGAAAAGGAATCAGCCGGAGAAATTAATGCAACATTTCTTCCTCAGCATGCCAAATTGGTTAAGGTATTAGGTACTTTGGGTGCCGGAACTTTGTCCCAGGCGGCGTTTCAGACTCCTGAAAAAGCAGTTTTATTCTATGCTACAGATGATACGAGCATTGATCCTCAGGTAGAAAAGTTAATTAATGATAGTGGTTTTGATGCTTTACGAATAGGAGGGATCAATCAGTCGATCAGGATTGAAGTTTTTGGTGATCTTCATGAATTCGGAGCATTGGGAAAACCAGTGACTTTATCAGAAGCAAAACAAAAAATTTAA
- a CDS encoding rhodanese-like domain-containing protein, with the protein MKDVLTLCGIILCIYIVYRVYKYQTLDEGLPQLVKNGAVILDVRTEKEYKTGHIKGSVNISLGEIRERYIELDPDKTYITVCSHGLRSVKVETILKEKGFKKVYNGGAWSDLKKSLGS; encoded by the coding sequence ATGAAAGATGTATTGACTTTATGTGGTATAATTCTCTGTATTTATATCGTTTACCGGGTTTATAAGTACCAAACACTCGATGAAGGGTTGCCTCAATTGGTGAAAAATGGTGCGGTAATTCTCGATGTACGAACGGAAAAAGAATATAAAACAGGGCACATTAAAGGCTCAGTGAATATTTCTTTAGGAGAAATCAGGGAACGGTATATCGAACTGGATCCTGATAAAACGTACATTACGGTTTGTTCGCATGGGCTTAGAAGCGTGAAAGTTGAAACGATCCTAAAAGAAAAAGGATTTAAAAAAGTGTATAATGGAGGAGCGTGGAGTGATTTGAAGAAAAGTTTAGGTAGTTGA
- a CDS encoding DUF3817 domain-containing protein, whose translation MTDLFKTKIGRLRIIAILEGISLLTLVFIAIPMKYWMGNPSLVKMMGPVHGTLFLLFLFNTLSVGVEQHWKFKEITWKVLLACFVPFGTFYIDKKILSKL comes from the coding sequence ATGACAGATTTATTTAAAACCAAAATCGGACGCTTACGCATCATTGCTATTTTAGAAGGAATTTCATTATTAACCCTGGTGTTCATTGCCATTCCAATGAAATATTGGATGGGAAACCCATCTCTTGTAAAAATGATGGGACCTGTTCACGGAACATTATTCCTCCTGTTTCTTTTTAATACCCTGAGTGTGGGTGTAGAACAGCATTGGAAATTCAAAGAAATAACATGGAAGGTTTTATTGGCATGCTTTGTTCCTTTTGGAACCTTTTATATTGATAAAAAAATCCTGAGTAAATTATGA
- a CDS encoding TetR/AcrR family transcriptional regulator → MKKSEATRLNILQKAFELIYSKGYQTTSIDEIIATTQVTKGAFFYHFKTKDEMGLAIINELLKSASFKNTFITPFQNTDDPLEAIYELMNSLLMKDEFLKVEYGCPASNFTQEMAPWNIEFTKALNDLSKQWESAMISAIEKGKENGQVNKETNSKGVAVFVMSGYWGLRNLGKLENSKSVYLTYLKQLKSYLTTLK, encoded by the coding sequence ATGAAAAAATCTGAAGCTACCCGATTGAATATTCTTCAAAAAGCATTTGAATTGATCTATTCTAAAGGCTATCAGACGACGAGTATAGATGAGATCATTGCAACAACACAGGTAACAAAAGGAGCCTTTTTCTATCATTTTAAAACAAAAGATGAAATGGGATTGGCCATCATCAATGAATTATTAAAGTCCGCCTCCTTTAAAAATACCTTTATTACCCCTTTTCAAAATACAGACGATCCGTTGGAAGCCATTTACGAACTGATGAACTCTCTCTTAATGAAAGACGAATTCTTAAAGGTTGAATATGGCTGCCCGGCATCAAACTTTACACAGGAAATGGCTCCCTGGAATATTGAATTTACAAAAGCGCTTAATGATCTTTCAAAGCAATGGGAAAGCGCAATGATTTCTGCTATTGAAAAAGGGAAGGAAAATGGGCAGGTAAATAAAGAAACAAACTCCAAAGGGGTCGCTGTTTTTGTAATGTCCGGGTATTGGGGACTTAGAAATTTAGGAAAATTAGAGAATAGCAAATCGGTTTATCTGACTTATTTAAAGCAACTTAAGTCTTATTTAACAACACTCAAATAA
- a CDS encoding MFS transporter, producing the protein MNEQNELSVSYKTETKKIKKGLPTALWALTISAFGIGTTEFVIVGLLPTVAGDLGISIPSAGLLVSLYAIGVAIGAPVLTALTGKVPRKILLVSIMILFVIGNGLASIAPGFITLILARILTGFAHGVYFSIGSTIAASLVPEEKRATAISIMFAGLTLAIVTGVPLGTFIGQHFGWRATFIGVAILGIIGLLASMILVPNHLQNGKTASLKQQLKVLGNKRLIFAFLMTTMGYGGTFVVFTYLSPILQEITGLKESVVTLILLIYGIAIALGNLIGGRLANKNPLKALLWMFIAQGLVLFAFYFTVHSPIFSIITLFLLGALSFASVPGLQLLVVQIAEKELPGTEDVASGINIAAFNIGIAIGSYAGGLIVTSSLGIGSTPWIGGLFLVITVFITLYSIRLGKKLLRK; encoded by the coding sequence ATGAACGAACAAAACGAACTTTCGGTTTCCTATAAAACAGAAACCAAAAAGATAAAAAAGGGGCTTCCCACTGCACTTTGGGCATTAACGATCAGTGCATTTGGTATAGGAACTACAGAATTTGTAATTGTAGGTCTTTTACCTACAGTAGCCGGAGATCTGGGAATATCCATTCCATCTGCAGGATTGCTGGTAAGTCTGTACGCAATAGGAGTCGCAATCGGAGCGCCTGTACTGACCGCATTAACAGGAAAAGTTCCGCGTAAGATACTTCTGGTTTCTATCATGATATTATTTGTCATTGGGAACGGTTTAGCTTCCATAGCACCAGGATTTATCACCTTGATTTTAGCCCGAATTTTAACTGGTTTTGCACACGGTGTGTATTTTTCTATAGGATCAACGATTGCGGCATCTTTGGTTCCTGAAGAAAAAAGGGCAACTGCTATTTCCATTATGTTTGCAGGACTTACGTTGGCTATTGTTACGGGCGTTCCTCTTGGAACATTTATCGGACAGCATTTCGGATGGCGTGCCACCTTCATCGGTGTTGCTATTTTAGGAATTATTGGCTTACTTGCCAGTATGATTCTTGTCCCTAATCATCTACAAAACGGGAAGACTGCTTCTTTGAAACAGCAATTAAAAGTATTGGGCAATAAACGCTTGATTTTTGCCTTTTTAATGACAACAATGGGATATGGAGGAACATTTGTAGTTTTCACTTATTTATCGCCAATCTTACAGGAAATAACAGGGTTAAAAGAATCTGTTGTAACCCTGATCTTATTGATCTATGGTATAGCGATCGCTTTGGGTAATTTGATTGGTGGAAGACTAGCCAATAAAAATCCGTTAAAAGCATTATTATGGATGTTTATTGCTCAAGGTCTGGTTCTGTTTGCTTTTTATTTCACAGTACACAGTCCGATATTCAGTATCATTACATTATTCCTTCTTGGTGCATTATCTTTTGCAAGTGTTCCGGGATTACAATTATTAGTGGTTCAGATTGCTGAAAAAGAACTTCCGGGAACTGAAGATGTGGCATCAGGAATTAATATCGCAGCATTCAATATCGGTATTGCTATTGGATCTTATGCCGGTGGACTGATTGTTACATCATCCTTAGGAATAGGAAGTACACCATGGATTGGAGGTTTATTCCTGGTAATTACGGTTTTCATAACATTGTATAGTATCCGTCTTGGAAAAAAGCTTTTGAGAAAATAA